The following coding sequences are from one Novosphingobium sp. KACC 22771 window:
- a CDS encoding efflux transporter outer membrane subunit, with protein sequence MRRWAILPLVALAGGCAGSRPPIPADAAVAPPAHWRGISDAQSAPGVMRPQWWRDFADPALDHLVEQALAGNTDLKIAAARVREARAQFALAASYLQPSLGIAGNGGRSRSLNAFGQGLDQSAITGEARISYEIDLFGRLSATADAARATVLANAFSQDALRTSLIATVVSGYVTLRALDAQLAIIQATLVEREAELALVRRRYDAGYSARVDLDQAQAERAAAAQLVPTTQAAIARQENSINALIGHMPGSVERGSALAGLNAMAVPSALPSNVLRQRPDIAEAEARLAAADHSLDAARAAFMPRINLSASGGAVGSSVLANPVSLFALGGSLLAPIYSGGALRAGVDGAAARRDQLAYAYRQTVLRAFQEVEDAMAGVDGAQRAWVEARAQEEASRELLRLAQRRYRAGYASYLEQLDTERALLAIQLQLVDLQTRRLVQITTLYRGLGGGWQAPDAAASPP encoded by the coding sequence ATGCGGCGCTGGGCGATCTTGCCGCTGGTGGCGCTGGCGGGGGGCTGTGCGGGGTCAAGGCCGCCGATCCCGGCCGATGCCGCTGTCGCGCCCCCCGCCCATTGGCGAGGGATAAGCGACGCGCAGAGCGCGCCCGGCGTCATGCGCCCCCAATGGTGGCGGGACTTTGCCGATCCCGCGCTCGACCATCTGGTCGAACAGGCGCTGGCGGGCAACACCGACCTGAAGATCGCAGCAGCGCGGGTGCGCGAGGCGCGGGCGCAATTCGCGCTGGCCGCATCCTATTTGCAACCGTCGCTGGGCATTGCCGGGAATGGCGGGCGATCACGCTCGCTCAACGCCTTTGGCCAGGGCCTTGACCAGAGCGCGATCACGGGGGAGGCGCGGATTTCCTATGAAATCGACCTGTTCGGCCGCCTTTCCGCCACCGCCGACGCCGCGCGCGCCACCGTGCTGGCCAATGCTTTTTCTCAGGACGCCCTGCGCACCAGCCTGATTGCCACGGTTGTCTCAGGCTATGTCACCCTGCGCGCCCTTGATGCGCAACTGGCCATTATCCAGGCAACGCTGGTCGAGCGCGAGGCCGAACTGGCGCTTGTCCGGCGGCGCTATGATGCCGGCTATTCCGCGCGCGTCGATCTCGATCAGGCCCAAGCCGAGCGCGCAGCCGCCGCGCAATTGGTGCCCACAACACAGGCCGCCATTGCCCGGCAGGAAAATTCCATCAACGCGCTGATCGGCCATATGCCGGGGTCGGTCGAGCGGGGCAGCGCTCTGGCAGGGCTGAACGCGATGGCCGTGCCCTCGGCACTGCCCTCAAACGTGCTGCGGCAAAGGCCCGACATTGCCGAGGCCGAAGCGAGACTGGCCGCCGCAGACCACAGTCTTGATGCCGCGCGCGCCGCCTTCATGCCGCGCATAAACCTGTCGGCCAGCGGCGGGGCCGTGGGATCGAGCGTGCTGGCCAATCCGGTCTCGCTGTTTGCACTGGGCGGGTCGCTGCTGGCCCCGATCTATTCGGGCGGAGCGTTGCGGGCCGGGGTCGATGGCGCGGCGGCGCGGCGCGATCAACTGGCCTATGCCTATCGACAAACGGTGCTGCGCGCCTTTCAGGAGGTGGAAGACGCGATGGCCGGGGTCGATGGCGCCCAGCGCGCATGGGTCGAGGCAAGAGCGCAGGAAGAGGCCAGCCGCGAGCTGCTCAGGCTGGCCCAGCGCCGCTATCGCGCGGGCTATGCCTCCTACCTTGAGCAACTGGACACCGAGCGCGCGCTGCTGGCCATCCAATTGCAGCTTGTCGATCTTCAGACCCGCCGTCTGGTGCAGATCACCACGCTTTATCGCGGCCTTGGCGGCGGATGGCAGGCGCCGGATGCGGCGGCCTCTCCACCGTGA
- a CDS encoding carboxymuconolactone decarboxylase family protein, producing the protein MSRIAIPTRDEAPAASQPTLDAVNKQLGFTPNFFAVLANSPAVLAAHGAFDAPLGKTLNIKTREGIALATAAVNGCEYCTAAHTYTGHNFAHLSIEDIAAAKRGEASDAKLAAALHFARLVAETRGKVSNEDISQLRAAGYDDAQILEIVANVAKNFLTNLINNVAQTDVDFPAVTADAAA; encoded by the coding sequence ATGTCACGTATTGCCATCCCCACCCGCGATGAAGCCCCCGCCGCCTCGCAGCCCACGCTTGATGCGGTGAACAAGCAATTGGGCTTTACCCCCAATTTCTTTGCCGTGCTGGCCAATAGCCCGGCGGTTCTGGCCGCCCATGGTGCCTTCGACGCCCCGCTGGGCAAGACGCTCAACATCAAGACGCGCGAAGGCATTGCCCTGGCCACCGCCGCCGTCAATGGCTGTGAATATTGCACCGCCGCCCACACCTATACGGGCCACAATTTCGCGCATCTCTCGATCGAGGATATCGCGGCGGCCAAGCGCGGCGAGGCAAGCGATGCCAAGCTGGCAGCGGCGCTGCACTTTGCGCGGCTGGTCGCCGAAACGCGGGGCAAGGTGAGCAATGAGGACATCAGCCAATTGCGCGCGGCAGGCTATGATGATGCGCAAATCCTTGAGATCGTCGCCAATGTCGCCAAGAATTTCCTCACCAACCTGATCAACAATGTCGCCCAGACCGACGTTGATTTTCCCGCCGTCACGGCCGACGCGGCGGCCTGA
- a CDS encoding (2Fe-2S)-binding protein, with amino-acid sequence MTTIHVNGQPLGVKVDAETPLLWVLRDDLGLTGTKFGCGIAQCGACTVHLDGEPVRSCQLPVGEVGDKAITTIEAIGSTPAGARIQKAWLDLDVIQCGYCQSGQIMSAAALLASNPMPDDAAIDAAMAGNICRCGTYVRIREGIKEAARHG; translated from the coding sequence ATGACGACGATACATGTGAACGGCCAGCCGCTTGGGGTCAAAGTTGATGCCGAAACTCCCTTGCTGTGGGTGCTGCGCGATGATCTGGGTTTGACGGGAACCAAGTTTGGTTGCGGCATTGCCCAATGCGGGGCCTGCACCGTCCATCTTGATGGCGAGCCTGTGCGCTCGTGCCAGTTGCCGGTCGGTGAGGTCGGCGACAAGGCCATCACCACGATCGAGGCGATCGGATCGACGCCCGCCGGCGCGCGCATCCAAAAGGCCTGGCTCGACCTTGACGTGATCCAGTGCGGCTATTGCCAGTCGGGCCAGATCATGTCGGCCGCCGCGCTGCTGGCCAGCAATCCCATGCCCGATGACGCGGCCATCGACGCCGCCATGGCGGGCAATATCTGTCGCTGCGGCACCTATGTCCGCATCCGCGAAGGCATCAAGGAGGCCGCGCGTCATGGCTGA
- a CDS encoding DUF3237 domain-containing protein, with product MIARRDILGSGLIGAAALAGGARAATEATGPRLELALEIIADIAPVQDLGSGPLGTRRIVPILGGTFEAKGSLAAGLKGVVLPGGADRQLIRTDGVRQLSALYELRADNGDVITVLNKVLVEDKAGGRYAFSTPEITAPKGPSDWLNHHVFLGTLDSLKPARSAVLIRFYRVY from the coding sequence ATGATAGCACGACGCGACATACTTGGCTCCGGCCTGATCGGTGCTGCGGCGCTGGCCGGTGGGGCCAGGGCGGCGACAGAGGCGACGGGGCCGCGCCTCGAACTGGCGCTGGAAATCATCGCCGACATCGCCCCGGTCCAGGATCTGGGCAGCGGGCCATTGGGGACGCGCCGCATCGTGCCGATCCTTGGCGGCACGTTCGAGGCAAAGGGCTCGCTGGCCGCCGGGCTAAAAGGAGTCGTCCTGCCGGGCGGCGCCGACCGCCAGTTGATCCGCACCGACGGCGTGCGGCAATTGAGCGCGCTCTATGAATTGCGGGCCGATAATGGCGATGTGATCACCGTGCTCAACAAAGTGCTGGTCGAGGACAAGGCGGGTGGGCGCTATGCCTTTTCAACGCCCGAAATCACCGCGCCCAAAGGCCCCAGCGACTGGCTCAACCATCACGTCTTTTTGGGCACGCTCGACAGCCTCAAGCCTGCGCGCTCGGCGGTGCTGATCCGTTTTTACCGGGTTTATTGA
- a CDS encoding MFS transporter, whose product MLSQCAPYPYSPEERPIFPGSPYSPRHTRRRRKIYALSALVMAMASGLGNGMITANMPVLAGEMGLYVAEANILLAVYVAFNATANLLLVKARQQFGIPATMHVVLGALMAAQAIQLAAPGFATAVLARAISGLAAGGLTTLSLYSIFQVFPLNMRPVAAVVGFSLPQLASPLARLFPLDAIGPDGWHGLHLVELAMALGAWAMLNLVPLPPVEREKVFEPLDALSTALFISGMLLVGSALATGRYGWWTETPWLGWSFAGGIPLLGLALLIEDRRARPLLRVRWYGSAEILFFTIVAILIRLALGEQTYAAIGLLSLGGQTSDQLHGLFGVVFLAMAGGIATVALTLRVERIVPMIMVAALVIALGALLDSQATSLTRAPQLYLSQALIGFGTTLFLGPALLLGIGHIMRQGAQYLVSFVVLFSTTQNLGGLAGSALLGSIQTMRERIHAEYLAEALFRGDPQVVARAQAYAQTIAAQIPDPAARSAQANVLFGQALHAQANVLAYNDTFLVIACLALATGAYVAIVAIRSRMAAAAPKGNQP is encoded by the coding sequence ATGCTTTCGCAATGTGCCCCCTATCCCTACTCGCCCGAAGAGCGGCCGATCTTTCCCGGCTCTCCCTATTCGCCGCGCCACACCCGCCGGCGCCGCAAGATCTATGCCCTGTCGGCCCTCGTGATGGCGATGGCCAGCGGGCTGGGCAACGGGATGATCACCGCCAACATGCCGGTTCTGGCGGGCGAGATGGGGCTCTATGTGGCCGAGGCCAACATTCTGCTGGCGGTTTATGTCGCCTTCAACGCCACGGCGAACCTGTTGCTGGTCAAGGCGCGCCAGCAATTCGGCATCCCGGCCACGATGCATGTGGTGCTGGGCGCGCTGATGGCCGCGCAGGCCATCCAATTGGCCGCCCCCGGTTTTGCCACGGCGGTTCTGGCGCGCGCGATCAGCGGGCTGGCGGCGGGCGGGCTGACCACCTTGTCGCTCTACAGTATTTTTCAGGTCTTTCCGCTCAACATGCGGCCAGTTGCCGCCGTCGTCGGCTTCAGCCTGCCCCAGCTTGCCTCGCCGCTCGCGCGCCTGTTTCCGCTCGATGCCATCGGGCCTGATGGTTGGCACGGGCTGCATCTGGTCGAACTGGCCATGGCGCTTGGCGCATGGGCGATGCTCAATCTGGTGCCCTTGCCCCCTGTCGAGCGGGAAAAGGTGTTTGAGCCGCTCGATGCCCTGTCCACCGCCTTGTTCATTTCGGGCATGCTGCTGGTGGGCAGCGCGCTTGCGACCGGGCGCTATGGCTGGTGGACCGAGACGCCATGGCTGGGCTGGAGCTTTGCGGGGGGTATTCCTCTGCTGGGCCTTGCCCTTCTTATCGAGGACCGGCGCGCCAGACCGCTGCTGCGCGTGCGATGGTATGGCAGCGCCGAGATCCTGTTTTTCACAATCGTGGCGATCCTGATCCGCCTCGCCCTTGGCGAGCAGACCTATGCCGCGATCGGCCTGCTCTCGCTGGGCGGCCAGACGAGCGACCAGCTTCACGGCCTGTTCGGCGTGGTCTTTCTGGCCATGGCGGGCGGGATTGCCACGGTGGCGCTGACCCTGCGCGTGGAGCGGATTGTGCCGATGATCATGGTGGCCGCGCTGGTGATCGCGCTGGGCGCCCTGCTCGACAGCCAGGCCACCAGCCTGACCCGCGCGCCGCAACTCTATCTCAGCCAGGCCCTGATCGGCTTTGGCACCACGCTGTTTCTGGGGCCTGCGCTGTTGCTGGGCATCGGCCATATCATGCGGCAGGGCGCGCAATATCTGGTCAGCTTTGTCGTGCTGTTCAGCACCACGCAGAATTTGGGCGGGCTGGCCGGATCGGCGCTGCTGGGCTCGATCCAGACGATGCGCGAACGCATCCACGCCGAATATCTGGCCGAGGCGCTGTTTCGCGGCGATCCGCAGGTGGTCGCGCGCGCTCAGGCCTATGCCCAGACCATCGCCGCCCAGATCCCCGACCCTGCCGCCCGCAGCGCGCAGGCCAATGTCCTGTTCGGACAGGCGTTGCATGCACAGGCCAATGTGCTGGCCTATAACGACACGTTTCTTGTGATTGCCTGTCTGGCGCTGGCCACGGGCGCCTATGTCGCGATTGTGGCGATACGGTCGCGCATGGCCGCCGCGGCCCCCAAGGGAAACCAACCATGA
- a CDS encoding ferritin-like domain-containing protein — translation MAGAAEIEHDLMCCYLYAAFSINQGTDEGLSDDALGRVRGWRRTIISVAVEERAARSIASPRPGCAAVVIRIAP, via the coding sequence TTGGCCGGGGCGGCGGAAATCGAACACGATCTGATGTGCTGCTATCTTTATGCCGCCTTCAGCATCAATCAGGGCACCGATGAGGGCCTGTCCGATGATGCGCTGGGCAGGGTGCGCGGATGGCGGCGCACGATCATCAGCGTCGCGGTCGAGGAACGGGCCGCACGGTCGATCGCGTCACCTCGGCCCGGCTGTGCCGCTGTAGTCATTCGCATCGCTCCCTGA
- a CDS encoding HlyD family secretion protein: MSDAPPPAPLPAAPAQTTAAPVWHPPAQHPLITALLIVALLGAAAIILRVWGIGPFAPLVESTDNALVRGRTAVIASQVSGYVSQVLVQDYASVRGGQVLAMIDDDIYRARVAQARANLDAQMAQLANNDQARKARLSGIIGQQAATADAEAQLLRAKADMARANDLARDGAIAIRERDQTTAALAQAEANLRKALANSDIAHQDLATVHVGRGALVAQVKVAQAQLRLAEIDLLHTVIRAPETGQLGEIHMRRGQYVTNGTALMELVPPDRWIIAQYKESQTYRMAVGQHVRFSVDALGGQALAGRIARIAPATGWEFATLKPDNATGNFVKVPQRIGVLIAIDGGQALAARLRPGMSVEADVDTGRH, encoded by the coding sequence ATGAGCGATGCGCCGCCGCCTGCCCCTCTTCCGGCCGCCCCGGCCCAAACCACCGCTGCCCCCGTCTGGCACCCGCCGGCGCAACATCCCCTGATCACGGCCCTGCTGATCGTCGCGCTGCTGGGGGCGGCGGCCATCATCCTGCGGGTCTGGGGCATCGGGCCTTTCGCGCCGCTCGTCGAATCCACCGATAACGCGTTGGTGCGCGGGCGCACGGCGGTCATCGCCTCACAGGTCAGCGGCTATGTCAGTCAGGTGCTGGTTCAGGATTATGCCAGCGTACGCGGCGGGCAGGTTCTCGCCATGATCGACGATGACATCTATCGCGCCCGCGTGGCGCAGGCGCGCGCCAATCTGGACGCGCAAATGGCGCAATTGGCCAACAATGATCAGGCCCGCAAGGCGCGCCTTTCGGGCATCATCGGCCAGCAGGCCGCCACCGCCGATGCCGAGGCGCAATTGCTGCGCGCCAAGGCGGATATGGCGCGCGCCAATGATCTGGCCCGCGATGGCGCGATTGCCATCAGGGAGCGCGACCAGACCACCGCCGCGCTGGCTCAGGCCGAGGCCAACCTGCGCAAAGCCTTGGCCAACAGCGACATTGCCCATCAGGATCTGGCCACCGTCCATGTCGGGCGCGGCGCTCTGGTTGCGCAGGTCAAAGTGGCGCAGGCGCAATTGCGGCTGGCCGAAATCGATCTGCTGCATACCGTGATCCGCGCGCCCGAAACCGGCCAATTGGGCGAAATCCACATGCGGCGCGGCCAATATGTGACGAATGGCACCGCGTTGATGGAACTGGTGCCGCCTGATCGCTGGATCATTGCGCAATACAAGGAGAGCCAGACCTACCGCATGGCCGTTGGCCAACATGTGCGGTTTTCGGTGGATGCGTTGGGCGGTCAGGCGCTGGCGGGCCGCATCGCCCGGATCGCACCGGCCACGGGTTGGGAATTTGCCACGTTGAAACCGGACAACGCGACCGGCAATTTCGTGAAAGTGCCCCAGCGCATCGGCGTGCTGATCGCGATTGACGGCGGTCAGGCGCTGGCGGCGCGGCTGCGCCCCGGCATGTCCGTGGAGGCCGATGTCGATACGGGGCGACACTGA
- a CDS encoding lipase family protein, producing the protein MPHGRISAALVFTAALSLVVGTGSAADRDPGTDVYFGDGGVSPFYKWDGRLEKPGEMLRREPVGEGYFADHAAVAERILYASTDGRFGRGVIEASGLLYLPKGEAPKGGWPLIVWGHGTLGIADVCAPSWARPMPRDGHYIDAWVQQGFAVVAPDYQGLGTRGVHTYLQRAGEGYSVLDAARAALKAHPGLVANKVILTGQSQGSGAVLNATYLQPSYAPDVNLLGTVATALVWSAQPERGAAPENVGGADPRYAVMRMYGGGLHPNSPAPDTLLAPKGQVLREAARHGCSRDMAVAAKQNEVTADNAFTQSPGKVSAMLVDPSVPARRLPVPLLIATGLADSTIPTARQFAAVQQMCRRGNRVKWVKYDGVNHSGTVNYALRDAVPFARDLLAKRAFASNCDSITAPGPIQAADRSIPFQE; encoded by the coding sequence ATGCCTCACGGTCGGATTAGCGCCGCCCTGGTTTTCACTGCGGCATTGTCCTTGGTGGTGGGCACAGGATCGGCCGCCGATCGTGATCCCGGCACGGATGTCTATTTCGGCGACGGCGGCGTCTCGCCCTTTTACAAATGGGATGGCAGGCTGGAAAAGCCGGGCGAAATGCTGCGCCGCGAACCCGTGGGCGAGGGCTATTTCGCCGATCACGCCGCAGTGGCCGAGCGCATCCTCTACGCCTCGACCGACGGGCGTTTCGGGCGCGGCGTGATCGAGGCATCGGGCCTGCTTTATTTGCCCAAGGGCGAGGCTCCGAAGGGTGGCTGGCCGCTTATCGTCTGGGGCCATGGCACGCTGGGCATCGCCGATGTCTGCGCGCCAAGCTGGGCCAGGCCGATGCCGCGTGATGGCCATTATATCGACGCCTGGGTCCAGCAGGGATTTGCCGTGGTCGCGCCGGATTATCAGGGGCTGGGCACGCGCGGCGTTCACACCTATCTCCAGCGTGCGGGCGAGGGCTATTCGGTGCTTGACGCGGCGCGGGCCGCCTTGAAGGCCCATCCCGGCCTTGTCGCCAACAAGGTCATCCTTACCGGGCAATCGCAAGGTTCGGGGGCTGTGCTCAACGCCACCTATCTCCAGCCTTCCTATGCGCCCGATGTGAACCTGTTGGGCACGGTGGCCACCGCGCTGGTCTGGTCGGCCCAGCCTGAGCGGGGCGCGGCGCCGGAAAATGTCGGCGGGGCCGATCCGCGCTATGCGGTGATGCGTATGTACGGCGGCGGCCTGCACCCCAACAGCCCCGCGCCCGATACGCTGCTCGCGCCCAAGGGACAGGTGCTGCGCGAGGCGGCACGGCATGGCTGTTCGCGCGATATGGCCGTGGCGGCCAAGCAGAATGAGGTTACCGCCGACAATGCCTTTACGCAAAGCCCCGGGAAGGTGAGCGCAATGCTGGTCGACCCTTCTGTGCCCGCGCGCCGCTTGCCGGTGCCTTTGCTGATCGCCACGGGGCTGGCGGATTCAACCATTCCCACCGCGCGCCAATTTGCCGCGGTGCAACAGATGTGCCGTCGCGGCAATCGGGTGAAATGGGTCAAATATGACGGCGTCAATCATTCGGGCACGGTCAATTATGCCCTGCGCGATGCGGTGCCCTTTGCCCGCGACCTGTTGGCAAAACGGGCCTTTGCCTCCAATTGCGACAGCATAACCGCGCCGGGGCCGATTCAGGCCGCCGACCGCTCCATTCCCTTTCAAGAATAG
- a CDS encoding xanthine dehydrogenase family protein molybdopterin-binding subunit — translation MADSVVSRRQMLRATSLGAGALVLGLSLRGGSVVAAGASGGGAAGFAPDAFIRIARDGQVTLIMPQTEMGQGIYTALAMLIAEELDVALGAVKLEEAPADDALYGNPIFKVQSTGGSTSVRGYWPVMRKAGASARAMLVAAAARQWRVPPASCRTEAGEVIHDQTGRRATYGALAAQAAHEPVPAEPVLKTPDQFRLIGRSQHRLDTAGKVDGSLRYGIDAMPEGVRFASLACAPVVGGKVAKVDDRAAKALAGVKQVIVLDDMVAVVAESSWAAMRALAAMEITWDDGPNAKVGSADLWADLAKAAQGAGHVAVDTGAAAKLTDKGVIEAHYTLPLLAHAPMEPMNCTVHLAPGKCEIWVGTQVMTMAQRAAAEEAGLKPGQVTVHNHLIGGGFGRRLEVDGVRKAVRIAKHVDGPVKVVWSREEDIGRAPYRSVYGGWMKAKVANGKVEAWSHRVVGPSVVARWLPPAFDGKIDSDAVDGAAETPYDMPAVLVDWVRHEPRGVYTAFWRGVGPNMNVFATESFVDRVAREAGQDPLNFRRAMIGKHTRARAVLDLAAQKAGWGSPLPAGAGRGISLQYAFGTYACTVAEVVVADDGAVSVKRLTTAVDCGMPVNPDGITAQIQGGLVFGLTAALYGQITIANGRAQESNFHDYRVVRIDETPRIEVHIIPSSEAPGGIGEPGTVTVQGALNNAIYAATGVQFTRMPVDPALLAQGARR, via the coding sequence ATGGCTGATTCCGTCGTTTCGCGGCGCCAGATGCTGCGCGCCACCTCGCTTGGCGCGGGTGCTCTGGTCCTCGGCCTCAGCCTCCGGGGAGGATCGGTCGTCGCGGCTGGCGCTTCGGGCGGCGGGGCGGCGGGTTTTGCCCCCGATGCCTTTATCCGCATCGCCCGCGATGGACAGGTGACCCTCATCATGCCCCAGACCGAGATGGGGCAGGGCATTTACACCGCGCTGGCCATGCTGATTGCCGAGGAGCTGGACGTGGCGCTCGGCGCGGTCAAGCTGGAGGAAGCGCCTGCCGACGATGCGCTTTACGGCAATCCGATTTTCAAGGTGCAATCGACGGGTGGTTCAACCTCTGTGCGCGGCTATTGGCCGGTGATGCGCAAGGCGGGCGCCAGCGCGCGGGCCATGCTGGTCGCCGCCGCCGCGCGCCAATGGCGTGTCCCGCCCGCCAGTTGCCGCACCGAGGCGGGCGAGGTGATTCACGATCAGACCGGCCGCCGGGCAACCTATGGCGCACTGGCCGCGCAGGCCGCGCATGAACCGGTCCCGGCCGAGCCGGTGCTCAAGACGCCCGATCAATTCCGCCTGATCGGCCGTTCGCAGCATCGTCTGGATACGGCAGGCAAGGTCGATGGCTCGCTGCGCTATGGCATTGATGCGATGCCCGAGGGCGTGCGTTTTGCCTCGCTGGCCTGCGCGCCGGTTGTCGGGGGCAAGGTTGCCAAGGTCGATGACCGCGCGGCCAAGGCTCTGGCGGGCGTCAAGCAGGTGATCGTGCTGGACGATATGGTGGCCGTTGTCGCCGAGAGCAGTTGGGCCGCCATGCGCGCGCTGGCCGCCATGGAGATTACCTGGGACGACGGGCCCAATGCGAAAGTGGGCAGCGCCGACCTGTGGGCCGATCTGGCCAAAGCGGCGCAAGGCGCGGGCCATGTGGCCGTCGATACCGGCGCGGCGGCCAAATTGACGGACAAGGGCGTCATCGAGGCGCATTACACGCTGCCCCTGTTGGCCCATGCGCCGATGGAGCCGATGAATTGCACGGTCCATCTTGCGCCCGGCAAATGCGAGATATGGGTCGGCACGCAGGTGATGACCATGGCGCAGCGCGCCGCCGCCGAGGAAGCCGGGCTGAAGCCGGGTCAGGTCACGGTGCATAACCATCTGATCGGCGGCGGTTTTGGACGGCGCCTTGAGGTGGACGGCGTGCGCAAGGCGGTGCGCATCGCCAAACATGTCGATGGCCCGGTCAAGGTTGTCTGGAGCCGCGAGGAGGATATTGGCCGCGCGCCCTATCGCTCGGTCTATGGCGGATGGATGAAGGCCAAGGTTGCCAACGGCAAGGTCGAGGCATGGTCGCACCGCGTCGTCGGGCCCAGCGTGGTGGCGCGCTGGCTGCCGCCCGCCTTTGACGGCAAGATCGACAGCGACGCCGTCGATGGCGCGGCCGAAACGCCCTATGACATGCCCGCCGTTCTGGTCGATTGGGTCCGGCACGAACCGCGCGGGGTCTATACCGCCTTCTGGCGCGGGGTGGGGCCAAACATGAACGTGTTTGCCACCGAGAGCTTTGTTGACCGGGTGGCGCGCGAAGCGGGCCAGGACCCGCTGAATTTTCGCCGCGCCATGATCGGCAAACACACCCGAGCCCGCGCCGTGCTGGATCTGGCCGCGCAAAAGGCGGGTTGGGGATCGCCGCTGCCCGCGGGTGCGGGGCGCGGCATCAGCCTGCAATATGCGTTCGGCACCTATGCCTGCACCGTGGCCGAAGTGGTGGTGGCCGACGATGGCGCGGTCAGCGTCAAGCGGCTGACCACAGCGGTCGATTGCGGCATGCCGGTCAACCCCGATGGCATCACGGCCCAGATTCAGGGCGGACTGGTCTTTGGCCTGACCGCCGCGCTCTATGGCCAGATCACGATTGCGAACGGGCGGGCGCAGGAAAGCAATTTCCACGATTACCGCGTTGTCCGCATCGATGAAACGCCCCGCATCGAGGTCCACATCATTCCCAGCTCCGAGGCGCCCGGCGGGATCGGCGAACCCGGCACGGTCACCGTTCAGGGCGCGCTCAACAACGCGATCTATGCCGCGACCGGGGTTCAGTTTACCCGGATGCCGGTTGATCCCGCATTGCTGGCCCAGGGCGCGAGGCGGTGA
- a CDS encoding enolase C-terminal domain-like protein — translation MATAPVIADMRVVPVAGHDAMLLNLSGAHAPFFTRNIVILTDSDGRKGLGEVPGGEAIRQTLEDARGLVVGRPLGTHASVVAQVGRTFAARDAGGRGLQTFDLRTTIHAQTAIEAAMLDLLGQHVGVAVADLLGTGRHRDRVEMLGYLFYIADPKKTDLPYRDESDSADEWKRLRNREALMPEAVVALARAAQARYGFRDFKLKGGALAGDEEVLAVRALKEAFPQARITLDPNGAWSLAEAVRLMKPLGDVLAYAEDPCGAENGYSGREVMAEFRRATGLPTATNMIATDWRQMAHSLSLQSVDIPLADPHFWTMEGAVRVAHLCDAFGLTWGSHSNNHFDISLAMFTHCAAAAPGRVTAIDTHWIWQDGECLTKNPPRIEDGHVAISDKPGLGIEIDEDALARGHELYQQHGLGARNDAMGMQYLIPGWTFDNKRPCMVR, via the coding sequence ATGGCGACGGCGCCGGTTATTGCCGATATGCGCGTTGTGCCGGTGGCGGGGCATGATGCGATGCTGCTCAACCTGTCGGGGGCGCACGCGCCTTTCTTCACGCGCAACATCGTCATCCTGACCGACAGCGACGGGCGCAAGGGGTTGGGCGAAGTGCCCGGCGGCGAGGCGATCCGCCAGACGCTGGAGGATGCGCGGGGGCTGGTCGTGGGCCGACCTTTGGGCACCCATGCCAGCGTGGTGGCGCAGGTGGGCCGCACCTTTGCCGCTCGCGATGCGGGCGGGCGGGGGTTGCAGACCTTTGACCTGCGCACCACGATCCATGCCCAGACCGCCATCGAGGCCGCTATGCTCGACCTGCTGGGCCAGCATGTGGGCGTGGCGGTGGCGGACCTGCTCGGCACGGGGCGGCATCGCGACCGGGTGGAGATGCTGGGCTATCTTTTCTACATCGCCGACCCCAAAAAGACCGATCTGCCCTATCGCGACGAGAGCGACAGCGCGGATGAATGGAAGCGCCTGCGCAACCGCGAGGCGCTGATGCCCGAGGCCGTGGTGGCCCTGGCCCGCGCGGCGCAGGCACGCTACGGCTTTCGCGATTTCAAGCTGAAGGGCGGCGCTCTGGCGGGCGATGAGGAGGTGCTGGCGGTGCGGGCCTTGAAGGAGGCTTTCCCGCAGGCGCGCATCACGCTCGACCCCAATGGCGCGTGGTCCTTGGCCGAGGCGGTGCGCCTGATGAAGCCGCTGGGCGATGTGCTGGCCTATGCCGAGGACCCTTGCGGGGCCGAGAACGGCTATTCCGGGCGCGAGGTGATGGCTGAGTTCCGCCGCGCCACCGGCCTGCCCACCGCGACGAACATGATCGCCACCGACTGGCGTCAGATGGCCCATTCGCTTTCGTTGCAATCGGTGGACATCCCGCTGGCCGATCCGCATTTCTGGACGATGGAGGGCGCGGTGCGCGTGGCGCATCTGTGCGATGCTTTCGGCCTGACATGGGGCAGCCATTCGAACAACCATTTCGACATTTCGCTGGCCATGTTCACCCATTGCGCCGCCGCCGCGCCGGGCCGGGTGACGGCCATCGACACGCATTGGATCTGGCAGGACGGTGAATGCCTGACCAAAAATCCGCCGCGCATCGAGGATGGCCATGTGGCCATTTCCGACAAGCCGGGTCTGGGCATCGAGATCGACGAGGACGCGCTGGCGCGCGGGCATGAACTGTATCAGCAGCACGGTCTTGGCGCGCGCAACGATGCGATGGGGATGCAGTATCTGATCCCCGGATGGACCTTTGACAACAAGCGCCCCTGCATGGTCCGCTAA